From the Phoenix dactylifera cultivar Barhee BC4 chromosome 10, palm_55x_up_171113_PBpolish2nd_filt_p, whole genome shotgun sequence genome, one window contains:
- the LOC103706421 gene encoding 11-beta-hydroxysteroid dehydrogenase A-like, whose product MDFFNGFLSVVMHLAIAIFLLAYLPVRLVWRVVRWMLVRPFSEEDMNGKVVLITGASSGIGEHVAYQYATRGASLVLVARREHALKSVAKTANKLGAPEVLLKPADISIPDESKRIIEETIAHFGQLNHLVVNAGIWCSCLVEDITNISAFTQVMDVNFWGSVYPTYYAIPHLKTSHGNIIVTASVAGHVPTARMGVYNASKAAVIRFYETLRSELGSEIRITIITPGYVESELTKGKVVKKDGEVGIDEEARDIQLGPLPVGRTERCAEIIVDSACNGDEYVTWPSWFKPFYAVMSFAPEVVNWFSRTFYVAKPGATSTETLSKRILEASGAHKFFYPASIRSPVIKI is encoded by the exons ATGGATTTCTTCAATGGCTTTCTTAGTGTTGTGATGCATTTGGCCATTGCTATATTCCTTTTAGCCTACTTACCAGTTAGGTTGGTGTGGAGAGTTGTTCGATGGATGCTTGTGAGGCCTTTCTCGGAGGAGGACATGAACGGAAAAGTTGTTCTCATCACCGGAGCTTCCTCCGGCATTGGTGAG CACGTTGCTTACCAATATGCTACGAGAGGGGCATCTCTGGTTCTCGTTGCAAGAAGAGAGCATGCTCTCAAATCGGTAGCTAAGACTGCGAATAAGCTTGGGGCGCCGGAGGTTCTACTGAAACCTGCTGACATCTCCATCCCCGATGAATCAAAACGGATCATTGAAGAGACTATTGCTCACTTTGGCCAAT TGAATCACCTCGTTGTCAATGCTGGGATTTGGTGTAGCTGCCTCGTTGAAGATATCACCAACATATCTGCCTTCACGCAAGTGATG GATGTAAACTTTTGGGGCTCAGTATATCCAACTTATTATGCAATTCCGCACCTCAAGACAAGCCATGGAAACATCATCGTGACAGCATCAGTGGCTGGCCATGTTCCTACCGCAAGAATGGGCGTCTACAAT GCAAGCAAGGCAGCAGTGATCAGGTTCTATGAGACATTACGATCTGAGCTCGGCTCAGAGATCCGGATCACCATCATAACTCCAGGCTATGTTGAATCAGAACTCACCAAAGGCAAAGTTGTCAAGAAAGACGGTGAAGTAGGCATCGACGAGGAAGCTAGAGAT ATCCAGCTTGGACCGCTTCCTGTCGGCCGCACAGAGAGGTGCGCAGAGATCATTGTTGATAGTGCATGCAACGGTGATGAGTACGTGACCTGGCCCTCCTGGTTCAAGCCATTCTATGCGGTCATGTCCTTTGCTCCCGAGGTCGTGAACTGGTTCTCCCGTACGTTCTATGTTGCTAAGCCAGGCGCCACTTCGACCGAGACCCTGAGCAAGAGGATCTTAGAGGCATCAGGAGCCCATAAATTTTTCTATCCAGCTTCAATTCGATCGCCTGTCATTAAAATATAG